A genomic window from Salvia splendens isolate huo1 chromosome 11, SspV2, whole genome shotgun sequence includes:
- the LOC121755058 gene encoding sphinganine C4-monooxygenase 1-like yields MLGIEMMNGVKVSDEMLGTFAPIIVYWLYSGIYVLLGSLDDYRLHTRKDEDEKNLVSKSDVVKGVLLQQAVQAVVASLLFAITGSDSNPAHAQVTSLIVLARQFLVGMMVLDTWQYFMHRYMHQNKFLYKHIHSQHHRLVVPYAFGALYNHPIEGLLLDTVGGALSFLVSGMSPRASIFFFSFATLKTVDDHCGLWLPGNLFHLLFRNNSAYHDIHHQLYGNKYNFSQPFLVMWDRILGTYMPYSLEKNINGGFEARPSKEYKED; encoded by the exons ATGTTAGGTATTGAGATGATGAATGGCGTCAAAGTGTCGGACGAGATGTTGGGGACATTCGCGCCGATAATCGTCTACTGGCTGTATTCGGGGATTTACGTCCTGCTAGGCTCACTCGACGATTACAGGCTGCACACGCGCAAGGATGAAGATGAGAAGAATTTGGTGTCCAAGAGCGATGTCGTCAAAGGCGTGCTCCTCCAGCAGGCGGTTCAGGCCGTCGTCGCCTCCCTTCTCTTCGCC ATTACTGGAAGCGACAGCAATCCTGCGCACGCTCAGGTGACTTCCCTCATTGTTCTTGCTCGGCAATTCTTGGTTGGGATGATGGTGTTAGATACCTGGCAGTACTTCATGCACCGCTACATGCACCAAAACAAGTTCTTGTACAAGCACATCCATTCTCAACATCACCGGCTGGTTGTCCCTTATGCGTTTGGAGCTCTGTACAACCACCCTATTGAAGGCCTGCTTCTGGACACAGTAGGCGGTGCTCTATCCTTCCTGGTATCAGGCATGTCTCCTCGAGCTTCCATCTTCTTTTTTTCGTTTGCTACCCTCAAAACAGTCGATGATCACTGTGGGCTATGGCTACCGGGCAATCTCTTCCACCTTCTCTTTAGAAACAACTCTGCCTATCACGATATCCACCACCAGCTCTACGGCAATAAGTACAACTTTTCCCAGCCATTCCTTGTGATGTGGGATAGGATCCTCGGTACTTACATGCCGTATTCGCTTGAGAAGAATATCAACGGGGGCTTCGAAGCACGACCCTCAAAAGAATACAAGGAAGACTGA